The following DNA comes from Arctopsyche grandis isolate Sample6627 unplaced genomic scaffold, ASM5162203v2 HiC_scaffold_178, whole genome shotgun sequence.
AACAAAGGAAAAGATTTTCTTggttattacaaaattttaaaagtagACAGGCATGTAACACCAGAAGCATTAAAGAAAGCACATAGAAAGGCGGTAAGGGTAGCTGGTAAGAAATCAATAGCCAATTCAAAATTACCAGGAGATAAGAAAGATGAGGAAACCAAGAAAGTTAACAAAGCATTTCACATACTTTCTGATGCTGATAAAAAAAGAGCTTATGATGCAGGAATAGATCCTGAATCTGGACCACAACAGCCTAGTTATAGACAACAACAATATGGATTCGAAGAGGATGATATGCAAGATATTTTAAACAGTTTTTTTGGTAGCGGAAGACACCAAAGGGGTGGTAGTCGATTCGGTAGACAGCAAAACTCGAGGTTtatttttctatgaaaaatataaataaaatatattttcaaaattgtgtatatttagcatattttttttattaaagaaaactcataaatattattggggttaaaatacattaagggcactcattattttaaatatatttagtgggaatctttttttataatttcttaaaaaaGAACTCCAagcgaataaaaaaataaagctacAGATTTGTATTTTCGAAGATGacgtaagctcttcattataAGAGTCATTGGCAATTAAAGATAATTAGTGGTTATATTTATAGAGGATTTTACATTTGCCACCATATTATTATTGCAGCACGCTTACtcctttaaaaaaattcattttttatgtgtaattaaatttttgaaatacttaattttcattattgttGATTAAAAAGGTATTAAAATAAccctttaaataaaaaaagttttttttgaaaaaatattaaataagtaattttaaatatctaaTAGATCTTAAGATAACAACAGTATTAAATAAgtaacccttaatgtctaataaaCCTTTAGATAACAaccatatttaataaaaaatattaaataagtaattttaaatatctaaTAGATCTTAAGATTATAacgttttttataaaaattaaaaggagtgaaataaataaaacagtttatttatataaatttcaaccaAAAGGCGAAAGGAAGGCTGGTTTTTTATCTAAATCTTCCGTATTTGGTAATATTTTACTATCTTCTTCAtcatgtttaaaattacaactCAGTCTATTacaatttttctcatttaaacATTGAAATTGAGTTACATCATGAGAAAAGATACAATCCTCTGCTTTTGTGCAtaaatttttaacgaaaaacttgcacaaaatatttgaaaaatatggtGAATGTTTTCTCTTTTGTTTTGGTGGTGTTTTACAGCCTATTTCtttgttgaaatatttcaaaagtatTTCTTTCGGTTTAAAAGTTGGAACAGTTAGTTTTATAAGCATGTGTTTTGgggcaaatttttttaaaaaattatttaagaaatatactgttgaaatagtgtttttaatttattataatttgttaatagaatttaatgacataggggtaactttaacataATTGACTAAATTATAGCTAATAAAGCCAatcccaataaataaatatacaagttATGATTATTTCGACTTTAATAAATGTTCactgtttaaataattttgaataaatagccCAAACGTCCCATAAGTCTTCTTAAAATAACAACAAATGCTAATAATTATGGTTGCCATCAGACTTGGTGCCGTTGACCAACcccgtattttttaataaaccgATGCGTGAAAAGtaattaaaagtttaaaaagaCATTTAGGAAAAAAATTAGTTTCTTAAGTAatctttttttaacaaaatttgtcccttataattgtaaatagaatttaatgacataggggtaactttaataataatatataattcaatggggcttgaaaaaaaaaatcggatttattgaaaagtggttgcctacagcaaaaaaagaagtttcctacaaaactctggggcccctatagcatctctatccctctgccgacagtcggctagccttaggactaagtgtcccattgaccttgagctggcgtttaattataggcagtaccatactgtcttgctCAATGAGGCTTGAGCTCAAATACCGGACACAGGGAAACAGTTATTGGGCCGGGTCCAAATCCTTCAAGGCCCTATCTACGAagtgtataattttattgatgGAATGATAGAAAGGAGCATGTTAGCAGAAGTCTGCAAAGGCCCATTAATTATCAAGATCAAATTggtttaacaataatattcaaTTAACAGATGTTACAAAACTGCATTAATCCTTTAACAAAGTAAGTTTTTTTCAAAGTTAaaaattttgggattttttttatttaaaacaaaaagatAATTAAAGACAAATCTACAGTGGAGCTATGAATTCCCAAACGGCCTAATTTTGAGTTCTAATTGGGCCTATAAATGATTTAAACAGCAGAGAAAGTATAAAACTTTGCAAAggaattaaaaacatttttgaatccTGAAAATTAAATGGTATTAAAGACCCAAGTGGTTATGGTAAAACTGCAATTAAAGAAACTTTTATAAGTTGGCGATCTAAAGAAACTCAAATTAATCAGAAAATTCATCTAATAATGAAGAAATAAGCATAAATGAGtggtttaataattttaattacatcacAAAAGAGGGGTATCAAATAAAGAAACAATTAATCAAATCTATCTATCAATGCAAATTGCTATTGATATGAACtaattaagaattaaaaaataataaatttaaagattatgCTTGGAAAATAGCCTGTTAAGCTgattctatttaataaatacccttgttATATTGATCTTCGACTAACAAGGTTGGATTATAGCTTTTTAAGCTgattctatttaataaatacccttgtCATGATTTCCTTCgtcaattttgattatatttataaaggatgttgaaatagtattaaataaatcaccTTAATGTCTAATAAACCTTCATATAACAACAAAGgacattaaattatgtatgttaaaGCAAAAATACTGGAGTGATTTTATGAGGAAAATCACAAAGAAGTTTAATTAAAGCAGAAGAGGAAATATAAaagaattcaataatattaGAAGGCCCTGCATCAGATTTAGatttatattaagtttttaaTTTACTTCTGTTTTGAAAACACTTCCAGTGAAAAAGGATAATATggccatttttattataaattaggcCGGTGGTCGAATATTTTAACTGTTAGATAAATCAGTTTGATATTAAAGCAAGATGTCCATGAGGTCTGTTTTcctataatacaataataaaaggtTTCGAACTGGCTGAAAAGAGGGGTTCACAAAAAAGAGGTTGAAAAATTATCTATTACATTCGTTGAAGTCTTTTCTGCGAGTTAGCCCCTGGAAacttagaattaaattttaacggGCTTTAACATTTAAATAAGGAATATTGTTTttagcttttaaaaaaatatgaatatttaagccATAATAAGCTTGTAAAAtgcttataaaataatttaaatttttataacattttgattgacatattaaattaaaattgctaTTTAAACAGAAAAATTGTCTTGAGGGCCATGCGAACTTCAGTTAAAAGTTATTTTGGCTTTCTTGGTCTTTTCAGATTTAATTGTGCCACGAATGATAAAAGAACAACTAAAAATAGTGGGGAAAGCCCAAAAAATAGTAATTGTAAATATTACTCTTATTCTCCTATAAGAACTTGTTCATGTGAGAAATCTGGTAAACAAAGGAAAATCAAAGTTTCCAATCCTTTCAGCAATAACCAACCGACTGACGTTAAATCATCTACTTCGGaacctaaaaattaaattcgcGTTATTTTAAATCCTTTTATTTGTTAAAGAACCCCCTATGCTATTAAATTCTATTaaacatattgatttttttccttaAATATCGTAAAAGCCAAAAAATGTTAGTGGCGAATTGAAAAATCGAGTTTAATTAACAGATTAAAGATcaaaaaacataaacataatttttttttagtaattttaaatagttGGAATAGTAAAAAATTTTCGTCTCTAAACCCCAAAAAAGACTTTTCCTTGTGCCTTGctctttaattaaatatttaaaaaagaagCTGCATTTTTACGCACTTTCGTCTTTAAACCCCAAAAAAGACTTTTCCTTGTGCCTTGctctttaattaaatatttaaaaaagaagCTGCATTTTTACGCACTTTCGTCTTTAAACCCCAAAAAAGACTTTTCCTTGTGCCTTGctctttaattaaatatttaaaaaaaaagctgcaTTTTACGCACTTTcatcttaatttttaaaaaaatgtttatagaacatatatataagatattaaAAGTGTACATGATAACAGTAAGGAGAAGTATTTATATTCTAGTAAGTGGCAACTACTATATTAGTGctttgattatatatttactacaatcaaagaaaatttaaaccaccttgtaaaaaatatcaaatattttcgtagtctaaaaaaattgaaaagaatagcaaagattaaaaaaatctctTTTCGGAAGAAAATTATGAATATAACTTAGCTATTTTTGTGTTATcatctattaatataatcactaaatacccttaatgatttaataaaatttaatgaagagCTTACACTATCTTTGCTAATACAAGAcacctatattttatttttaaattaaattttatcttatTAACAAACCTGCtcataattcaattatattgtTTGTACTGTTTGTTGCCTAATTTACAACAAAattaatacaaagaaaaaaaaaatcggatttattaaaaagtggttgcctacagcaaaaaaagaagtttcctacaaaactctgggggcccctatagcatctctatacctctgccgacagtcggctagccttaggactaagtgtcccattgaccttgagctggcgtttaattatagacagtaacATACTGTCTTAATTAATACAAAGAAGTTATAATGTATCTACTAGCCTAAGCtcttggatattttggcgatttaGTGTCGAATTGAGATTATCTATAAAATTGTTGCTGAATTTAAAAAGCACAAGTTATTTTataccaatttttttaattaatatagagGCGGTGCCACTATAAAACTCCATAATTGTGATTATGAGTGTTGTTATttgaagacctattagacattaagggtaatttatttaagactatttcaacaataagTATAAAAAGATTCTATTggacaaatataatattcacaTTTACTTGGCGGTTTTAttacattcaattttttaacgccctttttttaataaaaaaaaaatcggatttaatgaaaagtgattgccttacagcaaaaaaagaagttgcccacaaaactctgggaggcccctatagcatttctatccctttgccgacagtcggcgagccttaggactaagtgtcccattgaccttgagctggcgttatatttagagacagtaccatactgtcttccctttttttaataatttagaagACTTAAAACAGACTCGAAACCAATTTTAGATTCATAGtgctttttaaacattttttaatttcaagatAAAGGTGTGAAGTCgtttagtaaatattttaaaagaacgTTGTTGTTTTCTGTGAAagcctatttaatatataaaagctGCCTCGAATTTTAGCAAATACCTAAAGAGCAAGGCAAATGAAAATTCGAAtccttttatttatctttaaatcCCAAGTTAAATTATGAAAAGTTAGAAGAAAACACGCAAATAAAGTTAGTAAAACGATTTTTGATGgcaaattttcattaatacaaaaataactcctttaaaattaaatgcattTGAAACGCCCCTTCTACTTTCTATTTACCCTATCCTTGGTTAAAATTACCTCAacaacatgttttttttaaagttgGTGTAAGAGTATACACGaggttttatttaagtttaattgttaaagttacccctatggcattaaattctatttacattaatatataaacaattttacaaaataaaaaatatttactttataaatttttttgggCCACGAATTGCTGGTCTTTGTGAAGGCGGATTTAAACCCTTAGATAGTTTTTTAGGGGGTTCATAAATATTAGGCTGTTTagattttaatctttttttttggaGTGCTCTTACTTTGACTGACAAGGTTTTTTAGCTCCATTTTTCTAGAATTCTTACTGTATAATATCAAAAACAACAATATCATGCCaggcaaataataaatatgcatgggttatttttatttcagcttttataaaaaaggttattttcaaatatcattctttaataaataaactcattatactttttgaaaaaaagtaaaGATTTTAAAACTAGAACCAATTTCTGTTTCGAAATAAATGCACTTTATTAGGCTTACTTgactgtgttttttttaatctaaaacaaaaaaagattgAATATTAGCTATCttgttgttaaaaaaaaatattttgacatattaagccaaatataatcataaaaagggtaattattaaatattaaaagcttAAATAGGCATAATACAaccttatattataaaatttgaggcttaatataaaattcgtatggaatttttttaaatttaatatttaaaaacaatattttgtgAGATAGATTTCTAAGTTTAAATTGCACTACCAGGCAAGAAGGAGCAAGTTAACAGCACTGCAATTTAAAGTATGTTTTGCAcggatttttgatttatttatttaagtatgagtGCTATATATTACTATGCTTAGTACCCTTAATATAAACGAGTTATTTAGATAATTAacgttcaaaaaaaaatttaatctattTAAAGCGAGCCATAGGTGCTTTTTAGAATCTTTgtggattttttaatttaatagatCATCAAACTGTTTATTATTAGATGccaatttaatgttttattgcctTTATTGAATACTTTTTTAAAGGCCGTATAATTACAAAatgttatatttgttataatcaGCCTtgattaatacccctaatgtccaaaaatattttaagtagtaacaatagtaattaaatcattatataaattgccgaaaaaaagaattattatatatcgcaGCTACTTTATTAATCCAGAAAAAGTTACTCTGAAATCCATGAAATCATTTTGTTTTCTGTTAATTAATTAAGATACACTTAATTCTTTTGTAATTGAAGTTGTCTTGTGACATCGAAGATGGCGAAAGCTCTTcttcattaaagtatttaataattaagggtaattagtaattataataatagtaagcttttcatcattaaagtatttaatcattacgGGTATTTAGTGATTAGATTAAAAGAggaagacagtatggtactgtctctaattataacgccagctcaaggtcaatgggccACTTattcctaaggctagccgactgtcggcagagggattaaagctggcataagggccgtggggggtttacgcagcaatgcggttccccgaccgggttacagagaaacacacgaagaaaactaacatgtattaacaactacagattaaataaatccgaacattttttttttagattaaaagAGGATAATAGTAACCTCTTcttcattaaattatttaatcattaagggtatttagggattatattaatagagaaTAGCACAACAGAAGTGTCTGGCCTTTTATTTCTAGTTGAATCCAAATCAGTGcctttaaaacaatataaaataatgtgtaCATTTTCCTATTAAATGGATAATCAAAACACGTCTTAAAATTGTTGAACCCCAATTAGAAAATTACTTTTCagatgtaaaatttaattgctGAGATTACGCTATAAATAgcaatacttataattaaatccaccttttcaacatttattattccaaaattaaaaataaaagtaatagaTTTATTATATAGTGGCAATAATTAAGGTAGCGTACATAGCGAAACACGCAATTAAGCtgttaaaaagaaaaagaagcTCTGAAAGTGtaaaattaatcatattattaacacgtaaaaaaacagtaaaaagtaatatatgtattatattgtgaaaattaatcaagtaaaaaactgttaaaaagtaaaattaatcatattaaCACGTAATAAAACCAGTAAAaagtaatttatgtattatattgtgaaaattaatcaagtaaaaaactgttaaaaagTTGTTTAAACGTAATAGATGCTCTGAAAGGGCAAAATTAATCATATTAACACCTTATAAAAACAGTAAAAAGTAATATAAGTTATTTGTTTTTTGAGTAATAACAATAGTGACACATAAAAATatggttaaaataaatataacaatctTAAACTTATCTGCCccctaatattatattaaaattacaagTTTAACCCAACTTATTTAATTGTTAGTTACTGAATTCTCATGTATTTGATGCTCATACATTTCAATCATTTTCTTAACGCCTCCCGttggttttttttctttgacgATACTTTCGGCTTGCGCTTTAGGTTCTTCTACttctgcattttttttattatgctctTCTCCTATTGTAAATACCTCTTGATTTTGATGTAAAACAACCTCGAATCCACTGTTATCAGGAATAGTTATGTGAATAACTACATTTTCATTTGGTTTTCCGATTTTTGATTCCTCGGTGTACTCTATGCTTTCACAATAGTCTGCTTTCTCTGGCGGCATTACACCCCCTTGTACCATTAACTCTTGGACTGTATCAAAAGCCTTTTCTTCTTCGAAATCCGATTTTTCTACTAATTCCTTTGTCAATGCTTCTTTAATTTTTCTTAATGCATAATCACTTAGTGGTGTCTTTTCTTTCTTTGTCGTTTCCTTTTTAGGGTGactatttaaaataagaatcgGTTCAGGTGATTCATTTTGATCAGTTGatgtagttttaatatcagatTCCATTGTTGAAAAAATATCTGCAACTTCTGCACTTGTTATTACAGTAGAAGATTCTACTTTTTTCGTTTGCAGGGGCTCGGACACAAGATTAATATCGGGCCTTAAAGATAATAATTGAATTTCGCTGTTTTTATCAGTTGAAGGTGAGCTGTATAACAATTTACTGGCAACCTCCacgttttttaaatcattttctgTAGTACTCATAACTTTTTTACTAATGGTGGTTGTGTTTTTAGCCTCTTcagtttttttgtaattttcactATTTTTAACCTGATTTATAATTTCTTGTTCTATCCTAGGAAGATCTTTTAAAAGTTGTTCCTTTGAATCAGATTCTTCATTTTCTAGATTAGCCGATAATCTTTCAAACATTTTAGCATTTTCGGACTCTACAATTGCACTACCCTTAATATTGTTAAGCTTGTTGTTTAATTTTTCTTGGTTTGCTTTAAAAGAGTTTGATTCATTTCCACAAATTCCAAAGTTTgtgtcttttaatttattttcgctAGAATTTTCTTGAGCTTTTTTATTAAGAACTTCATTTAAATTagattgtaaatttttcaaaatatcctCTTGCTTTTGTTTTGGATTTGAACTCTCGGAACCCTCGATAACAATTTTTTCATCTGACATATCTCTTGTCACAACAGAAGGTACCTTCTTTAGTAATTTAGTAAGTTCTTTGTCAATTTCAGCTGTAGTGAGTTCATTATAATTACCGGGTGTTTTAAGCTCATCATTGGCAATAGTTGTGGCACTGCTACTTGTGCTACTTCTTGAAGAACTAGAACTTGAGCTGCTACTAATACTTTTATCACTTACACTCGAGCCACTTTCACTGCCTTTGGTAGGCGCCTTAATGATAACGGGTTCGTTGGTAGATCCTCCTTCACTAGTGCTAACTTTAATTTTGCTGGCTTCACCATTTGTTTCCTCTTGCTTTGAGTTACTACAAGATCCTCCTTCACTAGTGCTAATTATAATTTTGCTGGCTTCACCATTTGTTTCCTCTTGCTTTGAGTTACTACAAGAAATGTCTTCTACTTTTCTTGCCTCTCTTGCTACCTCTTTGTTAAACTCTTCTTGCATTACCTGATCGAGTTTTTCATTAAATGCTTCTTCTTCATACATCCTTCTTAATTCTGCTTCACTTTCAAGAAAATACTCAATTTGTTTCAGCGTGATACGACCGTTTTGCTCTTCTTTTTCAAAAATTGCCATTTCATTGGACGGATTTTTGATATCTGAAACGAAGCCGTAAATTTCAATTGCAAATTGCTTTGTTTTTCCGTTACTTTTAATTCTGATTTtagattcatttttatttaaagcttgCTCTATTCTTTTTATTGAGATGTCGCCAGGGTTTTTTATTACTATAgatttattatacttatttcTCAATTTATTCAAACTTTTGCCAGTTGAGGTTGGGGTTGGAACCACCAAAGGTACAAAATCATCTAAGGATTCTGTTGAAGATTCGTATGCGTTTATTTCTTCTATATAAGCATTTTCCAAATCTACAGCTTCAAACAAATGTTTTCTTATGCTAGAAGCATTCATTTCTATTATTCGAGATTCTAATTCTTCCCTAAAATGTAATTCTGAATCTGTTAAATCTTCTAAATTCATTTTAGTGTGCCCAAACTCCTGTTCAAGTTCCACTAAATTTAACGACCTTTTTTCTGATCGACTTAAATCTTCTGGATTTgcaaaaacaaaagattttttttctgattCTGTTTCTGCCTTCGAATTAGTTGTAGAGCTTGTTATTTTATCTTTCTCAGAAAGTGTTGTTTCTAAAGCATCTGTGGAAGAATTTATTTCAAGTTTTACATCATTAACTTGTTGTTTTTTAATTTCCACTTCTTCTTTACCTTCTGATTGATTTGCTATTTCTGAAttgaatgtgttttttaaaatatctcCCATTCTATAATTTAACtcctagatttttttatttatatgaaacttTCTCCTTAAATAAACcaatcaatttaatttgatcGTCTCACCTGTCACTTTTCTTCGATTAACAAATAATCTTGCGGATAAATAACAAATAGATtttcaaacttaaaaaaaatttattattgggTAAAAATTCACCTTTAAGTTGATGAAACCCTAAGGTAATAACAAATAGAATTTCAAAGAAagcgaaaaattaattattatgcgTAACAAATTCACCTTTAAGTTGATGAAACCCTAAACAAATAACAAATAGAATTTCAAAGAAagcgaaaaattaattattgtacAAAAATCCTCCTTTAGTTGATCAAGGTCTTTGGtaataataaatagattttttaagaTATCGAAATCTTATTATTGTGCAAAACTTACTTTTTACGTTGATCAAACCCAGggtaataataaattgattttttaagatATCGAAATCTTATTATTGTGCAAAACTTACTTTTTACGTTGATAAAACCCAAGGTAAtaacaaattgattttttaagatatcgaaaaattaattattgtgcAAAACTTACTTTTTACGTTGATCAAACTCAAggtaataataaattgatttttaaagatATCGAAATCTTATTATTGTGCAAAACTTACTTTTTACGTTGATCAAACCCAAGGTAATAATAAATAGATgtttaaagataaataaatctaattatTGTGTAAAACTTACTTTTTACGTTGATCAGGGCCTTTGGTAATATTcctaatgtttttttaaaaattttttgccCATGGAAAATAGGGAATTTGATATAATACTTTATGGTGCAAGTGGTTACACGGCAAGTTATGTAATAAAAGAATTGGAAACAGTCTCTTTAAACATAGCATTGTCTGCAAGGGATATTAGTAAAATTACTGAAACGATGCTTCCTAAAATTGAGTGTACCTTAGATAACATTATAGAACTTACTACAAGAACAAAAGTACTTATTAATTGTATAGGACCTTATACATTAACAGGGGAGAAGATAATACAAGCTTGTATTGATACGGAAACACATTATGTTGACATATGTGGAGAGACTTTATTTATAgatgacatttataaaaaatatcacacaATTGCAAAAGATAAAGGGATTAGAATAATTCAAAGTTGTGGATTTGATAGCCTCCCTGCAGATATTGGAGTGTTTTTAATTGGGAAAATGCATGATATCAAAGAAGTTGACTGTTGCCATATATTAGAAAACTGTAAAATTAATGTAACAACCTGGCAGTCCTTTCTAATAAGTTTTAGGAATAACAACATGAAAAAAAGGGGTGCCAAAGAGCCAAAAGGTAACAGTGGGATGGTGTGTAAGGGAGATGAAAAAGGATTGTGTAAGAcgttaatgaataaaaaagaaGATTGTAAAAACAAGgaaatttcaaataaacttaaaattgaaaagaaaaaaactaaAACGCCCGAATACAGATATAACAAAGATTTAAAATCTTATGATATAAAATTTAGAGGAACAGACCCCTATATTTTAAAAAGGAGCtgtgattattttaaaagaaagtCAATTACAGATATTCGCTTTAACTGCTTTATGAACATCGGGAATTTCTTTTCACTGGtgatttatttcttttttggGTTGCTGGGCTCAATTCttgtaaaatttgattttttctataatttaatGCTAAAATTTCCAGGTTTTTTTACTTGTGGCCATGTTGCTAAAAACCCCTCATCAAAAGATACAGGGAAAAGCCGGTTTACTGTTTTAATAAAAGGGCGATCAACTAAAGGGGCAGGAGATAGAATTTTGAAGATTTCTGGTGTCGATCCAGGGTATAGAAGTACttcaatatttttaacacaGTCTGCCGTTACACTTATAGAGGAAATCTCTTATGTTTCACCAGGGGTAAGCACCCCAGCAGTAGCTTTTTATAAAACCAAATTAGTTGACAGATTAATATCTAAAGGAATAAAGTTTGAATAttctaataattaaaaaaattaatttttcgtttttacctatatttttaataattaattgttacgGGTTTAACAAGGCAAtaattgcaaattttataagttttgaaatgtttatttcTGTTTTTAGACTTCAACTTCAAACgcacgaattaaaaaaaattggaattttcTATTAATATGAAACTAAAAACGACCATTCTGAGATATACGATGTTTCTTTTTACATTTAACTGgtaatcatataaaaatttatatttaaaaaattgttaaacgTCATAAAAAACTGTATCTTTATCAATTTTAAACCACATTTAACTGgtaatcatataaa
Coding sequences within:
- the LOC143922042 gene encoding uncharacterized protein LOC143922042 yields the protein MNQRVVSFAKVLKELDATNDNVFYYIKSLIIEVNLDEAQREMEKSNLNEDMKRYLKSLILIKKNELEKQQKEQQRKIYEQKKREERRRQEQYIGHETANKGKDFLGYYKILKVDRHVTPEALKKAHRKAVRVAGKKSIANSKLPGDKKDEETKKVNKAFHILSDADKKRAYDAGIDPESGPQQPSYRQQQYGFEEDDMQDILNSFFGSGRHQRGGSRFGRQQNSRFIFL
- the LOC143922043 gene encoding saccharopine dehydrogenase-like oxidoreductase, with product MLPKIECTLDNIIELTTRTKVLINCIGPYTLTGEKIIQACIDTETHYVDIWRSTKGAGDRILKISGVDPGYRSTSIFLTQSAVTLIEEISYVSPGWIINDWCKKRRIQ